Proteins encoded within one genomic window of Carassius carassius chromosome 22, fCarCar2.1, whole genome shotgun sequence:
- the LOC132099181 gene encoding uncharacterized protein LOC132099181 codes for MMYGDHERAECARDFRKIHQARWNEYISAGAITTLKEAKWNTPQIIPFTQDVKVLHTHLEKKHNELLSKLRSCPSADSYAALAKVTLSQVILFNRRREGEVSWMLLSAFKSRDSSELHEDIAICLSEFERKLCLHFSRVEIRGKRGRKVPVLLKPSMVSAMELLVETRELCCVPAENPFMFARCGAMSAYRGGECINKAACECGIKNPEALSSTRLRKRIATMSKILNLNENEADQLADFLGHDIRIHRQYYRLPEGTLQLAKMSKVLMAMEKGTLSDYKGKKLDDIEIDPNEQLEAQGDSMSSDEEDSSDLSQTTAPVQTDQPVQSDQAVSQVDQGSSNAPKKKWEDSEVKAVERHMMSFIKTCKVPGKQDCERCIHAEPEALKQRTWTGVKNYVRNKIMTLKERVVCREAQTLQHFAHYALFVGNGAKLKEMRIKV; via the exons ATGATGTATGGAGATCATGAGCGTGCTGAGTGTGCCCGAGACTTCAGGAAAATACACCAGGCAAGGTGGAATGAGTACATTTCTGCTGGTGCTATAACTACATTGAAAGAAGCCAAGTGGAACACACCACAGATCATTCCTTTCACTCAGGATGTCAAAGTCCTGCACACACATCTTGAAAAGAAACACAATGAGCTCCTAAGTAAGCTCAGATCTTGCCCTTCTGCTGACAGCTACGCTGCTCTAGCCAAGGTCACGCTGTCCCAGGTCATCCTGTTCAACCGAAGGAGAGAAGGTGAGGTATCCTGGATGCTTTTGTCAGCTTTTAAAAGCAGGGATTCTTCTGAGCTACACGAAGACATTgccatctgtctgtctgagttTGAGAGGAAGCTGTGTCTGCACTTCTCAAGAGTTGAGATCCGTGGTAAACGAGGGAGAAAGGTTCCTGTGCTCCTCAAGCCTTCCATGGTTTCTGCCATGGAGCTGCTTGTTGAAACGCGTGAGCTTTGTTGTGTTCCAGCAGAGAATCCCTTTATGTTTGCTAGATGTGGGGCAATGTCTGCCTACAGAGGAGGAGAGTGCATCAACAAAGCTGCTTGCGAATGTGGCATAAAGAACCCTGAAGCACTGTCATCAACTAGGCTCAGGAAACGCATAGCAACCATGTCTAAAATTCTTAACCTTAATGAGAATGAAGCAGACCAACTGGCTGATTTCCTTGGTCACGATATCAGAATCCACAGACAGTATTATCGGTTACCAGAGGGAACACTGCAGCTGGCAAAAATGAGTAAAGTCCTAATGGCCATGGAGAAAGGAACACTGTCTGACTACAAAGGAAAGAAACTTGATGACATTGAAATCGACCCAAATG aGCAACTTGAGGCCCAAGGTGATTCCATGTCAAGTGATGAGGAGGATTCCAGTGACCTATCTCAGACAACAGCACCAGTACAGACTGATCAACCTGTTCAATCTGATCAAGCTGTTTCACAGGTGGATCAAG gTTCTTCAAATGCTCCAAAAAAGAAATGGGAGGACAGTGAGGTAAAAGCAGTAGAGAGACACATGATGAGTTTCATCAAGACATGCAAAGTTCCTGGTAAGCAAGACTGTGAAAGATGCATTCACGCAGAGCCAGAAGCTTTGAAGCAGCGAACATGGACTGGTGTGAAAAATTATGTGCGGAACAAGATCATGACTCTTAAAGAAAGGGTGGTTTGTAGGGAGGCACAAACACTTCAACACTTTGCACATTATGCTCTTTTTGTAGGAAATGGagctaaattaaaagaaatgaggATAAAGGTGTAG
- the LOC132099264 gene encoding complement C1q-like protein 2: protein MTTLYQRMESMENEMKQLKTKNKAPKVAFSASLLSSFGPQCVGPFHKGLHTLIYENVFLNTGDAYDPNTGIFTAPVRGVYAFRVFSKAFGSPERDVTAGLFKNDQHIISTHGVQASGFMSSSNGVSLLLEEGDKMKVNLYPGQWIFDDGEHHHSTFSGHLLFPM from the exons ATGACAACCCTGTACCAAAGGATGGAATCTATGGAGAATGAAATGAAACAActaaaaacaaagaacaaag CTCCTAAAGTGGCTTTCTCCGCCTCTCTGTTGAGCTCTTTCGGACCTCAATGCGTTGGACCCTTTCATAAAGGTCTACACACCCTGATTTATGAAAATGTCTTCCTTAATACTGGAGATGCCTATGATCCAAACACCG GAATCTTTACAGCACCTGTGAGGGGAGTGTATGCTTTCAGGGTCTTCTCCAAGGCCTTTGGAAGTCCAGAGAGAGATGTTACTGCAGGCCTGTTCAAAAATGACCAACACATCATTTCTACACATGGAGTCCAAGCAAGTGGTTTTATGAGCTCTTCAAATGGAGTCTCGCTGCTGCTAGAAGAAGGGGATAAAATGAAGGTGAATCTCTATCCTGGACAATGGATTTTTGATGATGGAGAACATCATCACAGCACATTCAGTGGACATCTGCTTTTCCCCATGTGA